TTGATACCGTTCTTTTCGCCACTTTTGGTGTCTTTTTCCCACAAGATCAAGTGCACTTTAATTTTGAGGGGGATAGAGTAGGTAATACCCCTCTCCATCGCTTCTCTAACAGTGTATTTAGACTTGCCAAATTCACAACCCGCATACTCTAAAGTGATGCGGTTATGCTCATCTTGGATAGGAAAAATGGATTTAAAAACCTTTTCAATCCCGCTCTCTTTGCCATCTTTGGAATACAAGAAAGAATCATAGCTGTCTCGTTGTAATAATAATAAATTAGGAACTTCTAAATCTGTCGGGGTTTTTGTAAAATCAGCTCTCAAGCGGTTTTTTAGGGGAATTTTTTTTGACATATTTCAAGCCTTTGATCAAAAATTTTGAGTTATTTAATGCATTAATTCAAGTAAGCATTGCAAAAGGATCTTTAAACTTTAAAACCATCCATGATAAAAATACCAAACCCACCTGCAATACTAACCACTTTAGGCCACACGCTCACAAACAAAATCATGGAGCAAAATCATCTGCCACGCTAGAGCAGAGAAAGGCGCAAAGGCCTTTCTGTTTTTAAGTCTTACTTGACTTCAACCTTAGCACCTACTTCTTCAAGTTTCTTCTTGATGGTTTCAGCTTCTTCTTTATTCACGCCCTCTTTAAGCACATGAGGGGTTTTTTCGGTAGCGTCTTTAGCTTCTTTCAGGCCAAGTCCAGTGATTTCACGAACCACTTTAATCACCTTAATTTTTTCAGCACCGCTATCGGCCAAAATCACATTAAATTCGGTTTTTTCTTCACTCTCAGCCGCTGCACCGCCAGCTACAGCCGCACCCGCTACGACCGTTGGAGTCGCGCTCACGCCAAATTTTTCCTCAAACATTTTAACCAATTCAGCAAGCTCTAAAACGCTCAATGAACCAATATACTCTAACACTTCTTCTTTTGAAATTGCCATAATCCAATCCTTCAAATTTTTTTAATTAAAGCCATCATAGGCTCTTAGTTTTCTTCTTTCGCTTTACGCAAATTGTCTAAACCGGTCACAAAATAACGCGCCGGAGCCGTCCAAACAGAAAGCAACATTCCCATAAGCTCTTCTTTGCTCGGGAGTTTTGAAACCGCTTCCACATGAGCTACGCTAACGCTTTCTTTATCAAACAAGCCCGCTTTCAACACAAAGTGATCTTTATGCTCTTTTTGGAAATCAAACACGAGCTTAGAGAGAGCGATTTGATCACCGCCCCACAAAAACACATTGGTTTCTTTCAAATCCAAATCAGAATAGCCGGCCTCTTTCATGGCAATATGAGCGAGAGTGTTCTTAATCACTTGCACTTTAATGCCTTGATTGCGAGCCTTATTCCTTAAAGCTTCCAACTTTTTTACGCTAAGACCCTTATAATCGCAAATTAAAAGGGCTTTGGCATCCACAAATTGCGACTTTAAGTTAGCGACTAGCTCTACTTTATGCTGCCTTTGATGTTGTTTTTGCATCTTTTCCTCCTTTCTAGACTAGACCTCTGCAAGATTATCTTTTTAAAAAAGAAATTTTAAGCTTTTTAGCTCTTACGATCTTCAGCCTAAGATTAAAAACTCCTAACGCTATTTAATATCCATCAATTCCTGTGCGTCCAAACTCACTGAAGGCGACATGGTAAGCGAAAGAGCGGCGTTTCTAATATACTTGCCTTTCGCGCTACTGGGTTTTAGGCGGTTGATCGTTTTAACCAACTCAAGCATGTTTTCTTTGATTTTTTCTTCAGGAAAACTCGCTTTGCCAATAGGGGCATGGACATTGCCCTTTTTGTCCACCCTGAAATTCACTTGACCGCTTTTAGCGTTACTAACCGCTTTAGCAATATCCATCGTAACGGTTCCGGTTTTAGGGTTTGGCATCAAACCCTTAGGGCCTAAAATCCTACCCACTTTACCGACAACCGCCATCATATCAGGCGTTGCGATCACCATGTCAAAATCAATACGGCCATTTTTGATTTCTTCAGCCAAATCGTCTCCGCCAACGACATCAGCCCCAGCGTTCTTGGCTTCATCTTGCTTAATGTCTTTTGCAAAAACGGCCACCCTCACTTTTTTCCCTGTTCCATGAGGAAGCACCACCGCACCGCGCACCATTTGATCCGCATGCCTTGGATCAACCCCTAGTCTTAACGCTACTTCCACGGTTTCATCAAATTTGGCTGAAGCGAGAGATTTAACCACCTCTACGCCTTGCTCTACGCCATACGCTTTATCGTTTTGAATTTTAGAAAAAAGTTTTTCCAATCTTTTAAATACTTTTTTTGCCACGATTCTAATCCTTAAAAATTTCTTTCAATTCCAACAAAACCCAATCAATCCACAACTTCTACGCCCATGCTCCTAGCGCTGCCCATAACGATTTTTTTGGCCGCTTCCATGGTGCTTGTGTTTAAATCTTCCATTTTCAATTGCGCGATCTCTTCCACTTGCTTGTGGGTGAGCTTTGCAATTTTATTTTTGAGCGGGTTGTCAGAACCTTTTTCAACCCCAGAAGCTTTTTTGATCAAATCCGTTACCGGAGGCTTTTTAGTGATAAAGGTAAAACTCTTATCTTGATAAACCGTGATAATGACCGGGATATTAAAACTCCCCATGTCTTTAGTTCTCTCGTTAAAAGCCTTGCAAAATTCCATGATATTAACCCCTCTTTGACCCAACGCTGGCCCTACGGGAGGTGAAGGGTTTGCCTTACCAGCAGGGATTTGAAGTTTGATTTCTCCGACTACTTTTTTAGCCATGTTTTCTCCTTAAAAAGTTATATAATTTTTTCCACTTGCGAATGCAAAATCTCTATTGGAGTGTTCCTGCCAAAAATAGAAACATTGAGCTTGAGCTTGCGGTGTTCCACATCATACTCTTCCACTGTAGCGGTAAAGTTTGCAAAAGGACCTTCCACCACACGCACCACTTCGCCTTGCTCAAAAAAGATTTTTGGCTTGGGGGCTGCTCGGTTATTCATTTTTTCTAAAATATGCCCAATATCCGCTTCACTCAGTGGGGTTGGCTTTTTGTTTTCTCCAATAAAACGGCTCACTCTTGGCAAAGATTGTATCTTATGCCACAAAACCGTATCTAAATCCACCTTAATAAAAACATATCCAGGATAAAGGCTTCGTTCCGTTACTTTCGTCTTGCTTTTTTTAGAAACTTCTATAATATCTTCAGTAGGCACAATAATTTCTTGTATCCTATCTCTTATATTATGGTCGTTCGCTAGATTCTCAATCGCTTTCTTAACGGACTGCTCGCTCCCTGAATAAGTTTGTATGGCATACCAATCCATCATTATTCTCCTTATTTAAAGCCACCAACCTATAGAACACTAGAGACAAAAGCCCCTAGAGAAAAATCCAACAAAGCTAAAAATAGCGTGATAGTGCTCACCACCACCAAAACAGAAACAAGTGCATTGCGTATCTGCTCTTTAATAGGAAATATCACTTTAGAAAGTTCTTCTCTAGCTAATTTATATTGCATGAGCCATTTATCCATAGTTTCTTTTCGCCCTCACTTAAACTTAATACATTTATACATTAAAAGAATTTTCAATTTTATCCAAAATAGCTTAAACTAAAATTAAAAAATTTAAAAACAATCCAATTGAAACACAAATTTGATAGAATAAATTAGTAGATGGCAGGCCAGGAGGGACTCGAACCCCCAACAACCGGTTTTGGAGACCGACGCTCTACCATTGGAGCTACTGACCTAACCTCCCCTCCTTTTAAATTGCAACACCAAAGAAAGAGCTAACTCTTCAATTTGATTTCTTTATGAAGAGTGTGCTTATTTTCCCTTGGGCAGAACTTCTTAAGCTCCAGTTTTTCAGTGTTAGTTTTAGCGTTCTTGGTTGTGCTGTAATTGATGTCTTCACAATCAGAACACTTCAACCCTATTTTAACTTTCATAATGACCCTTTATGGTAACCTCTTTTTGCTAATATTATTCAATAATATTGCTCACAACACCAGCACCAACGGTTCTACCGCCTTCACGAATCGCAAATTTAGTTCCCAATTCCAATGCAACAGGGCTAATCAACTCTACGGTGATTTTAACATTATCGCCAGGCATAACCATTTCTACGCCTTCAGGAAGGGTGATAGAGCCAGTCACATCAGTCGTGCGCACATAGAATTGCGGGCGGTAGTTGGTAAAGAATGGAGTGTGTCTCCCGCCTTCTTCTTTAGAAAGGACATAAATCTCTCCCTCAAATTTCTTGTGCGGAGTGATAGAACCTGGTTTGCATAGAACCATACCGCGTTCTACTTCTTCTTTTTTAGTTCCTCTTAAAAGCACGCCCACATTATCGCCGGCTTCACCTTTTTCCAACTCTTTCCTAAACATTTCTACACCGGTTACAGTCGTTTTTTGTGTAGGTCTGATACCAACGATTTCCACTTCATCGCCTACTTTCACCACGCCTCTTTCAATCCTACCTGTAACCACAGTCCCTCTACCCGCAATAGAGAACACATCTTCAACCGGCATCAAGAAAGTTTTTTCAGTGTCTCTTTCTGGAGTAGGGATATAGGCATCCACTTCAGCCATAAGCTTAAGCACTTTTTCACCCCATTCACCCACATTACCAGCCTTTGCTTCTTCTAAAGCTCTTAAAGCTGAACCCGCTATGATAGGAGTGTCATCGCCAGGGAATTCATACGCGCTCAACAATTCGCGTACTTCCATTTCTACAAGCTCTAACAATTCTTGGTCATCTACCATGTCTTGTTTGTTTAAGAAAACAACAATGTGAGGCACGCCTACTTGACGAGACAATAAGATATGCTCTCTGGTTTGAGGCATAGGACCATCAGCTGCAGAAACAACCAAAATCGCTCCGTCCATTTGTGCCGCACCGGTGATCATGTTTTTTACATAGTCAGCGTGTCCTGGGCAATCCACATGCGCATAGTGTCTGTTTTCAGTTTCATATTCAATGTGAGAAGTAGCGATAGTGATCCCTCTTTCTTTTTCTTCAGGGGCGTTATCAATATTATCATAATCTTTCATTTCTGCAAGACCTTTCAAAGAAAGCACCGCTGAAATCGCTGCACTCAAAGTCGTTTTACCATGGTCTACATGCCCAATGGTTCCAATATTAACATGCGGCTTAGTTCTATTAAACTTTTCTTTTGCCATTTGTATTTCTCCTTAATTTTTTGAAATGGATTTTAGAATTATACTAAACAAAATCCTAAGTATTCCTAAATGCTACCACAAAATTTAAGACATTTCTGTCTTATCGCCATTCAAGAGATTATAAACTGGAGCCTATAAGCGGAATTGAACCGCCGACCTCTTCCTTACCAAGGAAGTGCTCTGCCTCTGAGCTATATAGGCGTCTCAAAAACTAAAATGTTATCCTAAAAATGGAGCGGGAAACGGGACTCGAACCCGCGACCCTCAGCTTGGAAGGCTGATGCTCTAGCCAACTGAGCTATTCCCGCATCTAAAAAAACAAAATGGTGGTGAGACGTGGATTCGAACCACGGAAGACATAGTCAGCAGATTTACAGTCTGCCCTCGTTGGCCACTTGAGTATCTCACCAAAAACTTTACAAAATAACATTTTAACTGGAGCTGGCTAAGGGACTTGAACCCCCGACCTGCTGCTTACAAGGCAGCTGCTCTACCAACTGAGCTAAGCCAGCAACTAAAATAATCAAAGACTTGGGATTATAGCAGTTTTATACTTGACTTGTCAAGAAATGATGACAGAAAGCTAAATTATTCGTATGGCACAGAGCATGGTTAAAATTTAGCTATAATCTAGCTCAATTTGGCTTAACACAGCTCAAGCTTATTACATATAAAAGAATTTATGGACACTTAAATTATGGCGAAAAAAAAACATAAAATTTCTACTTTAAAATACTTTTTACGCTCTTTAAAGCAAATCTATATGCTCATCACTTTCAAGGAAAAAATGGTTTTTTTCCTGCTTGTGCTGATGGCAGTTTTTTCTTCTTTTGTGGAAGTGATGTCTCTAACTCTCTTAATGCCTTTTATCACTCTTGCTTCCGATCCTATTAGGGCTTTAGACGATAAAGACTGGAAAATGGTCTATGATTTTTTCCATTTTTCATCTCCCGTTCGCTTGATGTATTTTTTTAGTTTTTGCTTGGTGGGGATTTATTTGTTCAGGATGTTTTATGGGGTGTCTTTCACTTATTTGAAAGGGCGTTTTTCCAATAAAAAAGCTTATCAAATCAAGCAACAACTTTTTTTACAGCACATTAAAAGCAACTACCTCTCCCACCTTAACCACAACTTGGATTCTTTAAGAGATATTATCAATAATAAAGCGGATGGCATGTTTATGAGCTTTAACGCTTTTTTGAATCTACTCACTGAATTAACCGTGATCGTTTTTTTCTATTCCACGCTATTAATCACTAACTGGAAGTTAACGCTTATATTCACTCTAATCATCTCCATACAAATTTTTATCATCACTAAAAAAATCACCGTTCTTATTCAAAAAAAGGGCGAGATAGCGGCAAAATCTAGGGCGCAAACGCTTAAAGTTTTTTCAAAATTTTTCAGCAATTTCAAAATCACTAAACTCAAAGACAACCATGAAGAAGCCCACAAGCTTTTTGGAGAAAATAGCCGTAAAGCCCATGACACCGAGATCATTTATGCCACTTTGCAAGTAGTCCCCAGGTATTCATTAGAAACGGTGGGCTTTAGTTTGTTGATTTTAGCGGTCGCTTACATTTTATTCAAATACGGCGAAGCTAAAATGGTGCTCCCTACCATTTCTATGTATGCTCTAGCGCTTTATCGCACGCTCCCTTCTGTTACTGGCGTTTTGAATCAATACAATGAAATCGCTTACAACCAGCTTGCGACCAACATTGTTTTTAAAAGCCTTTCTAAAACCATCGTTGAAGAAGATTTAGTCCCTTTAGACTTTAATGAAAAAATCACTCTTCAAAACATTTCATTCGCTTACAAGTCAAAACACCCGGTTTTAAAAGATTTTAACCTCACCATTCAAAAAGGTCAAAAAGTCGCTCTCATAGGCCATAGCGGGTGCGGAAAATCCACACTGGCGGATATTATTATGGGGCTTACCTACCCTAAAAGCGGGGAAATTTTTATTGATAACACCCTTTTAACCAACGAAAACAGGCGCTCATGGCGTAAAAAAATAGGCTATATCCCCCAAAATATTTACCTTTTTGATGGCACTGTGGGGGATAATATCGCTTTTGGGAGCGCCATAGATGAAAAACGCTTGATTAAGGTGTGCAAAATGGCTCATATTTATGATTTTTTATGTGAGCATGAAGGTCTTAAAACCCAAGTGGGCGAAGGGGGCGCTAAGCTTAGTGGCGGTCAAAAACAGCGCATAGGCATTGCAAGAGCCTTATACGATAACCCTGAAATTTTAGTTTTAGATGAAGCCACTTCAGCCCTAGACAATGAAACCGAGAGTAAAATCATGGATGAAATCTATCAAATCGCTAAAAATAAAACCCTAATCGTTATCGCCCACCGCTTAAGCACGATCGAACGCTGTGAAGTCATCATTGACATGAGCCAACACAAAGACAATCTTATTTAAAGTTGGCTTCACTCTTTTATAAAGTTTTGCAAATCAAACCCCTTAAAGCTCTCCAAATACTTCCCTTGATAGCCGTTTTGACCCACTAAATTTTTCAAAACCTTGCTGTTGTAACCCAAAAACGCCACTTCATTAGCCTTAGCGCTTTCATAGTCATTGACGCTATCGCCTATCATTAGCATGCGGCCTGGGTTATAGGCGTATTTTTGAATGATATTAGCGATGATTTTAGGTTTATTAGGCGGACTCCCTTCAACGCTCTTAAAATACTTAGCAATCCCTAAAAACTCGCACAACACTTGCAATTCGCTATGCAAGGCCGCTGAAGCGATATGGAAAATGTAATTTTGATAATGCTTATCAATAAACGCCATCACTTCGCTATTCAAATGCCCCCTATCAAAAAGCTTTTGCTCTATGATAGCGCCAAACTCTAGGGCTAATTTATCCACTTCTTCTTGAGCGATAGGGGTTTTTAAAATCTCATTATAAAAGTATTGGATTTTTTCATTCCTTGAAATCCCCCCACTTTGATAATGATAAACTTCAAATTGTTTCAAATTCTCTTGATTCTTGTTGCCATGCTTTTGAAACAACGCCTTAAACCCTTCATTTTTTAAATGCATGCTGTCAAAAATCACGCCATCAAAATCCCATAAAACCACTTCAAGCACCATGATTTCCCCTTTTTTATAGGCTTATTTTGGTTTCATTTTACCTTATTCAAGCGGTATTTAAGCGATTATTTTTATCATTATTGGAGTATCTTGGATCAATTTTAATCAAATACCGCCCGCTAAAGCCTTATTTAAAAACTCTAACGCTCTTTAGATTTTTTAACTTAAAGCTCGTTTTTAAAGGTTGGGTTATTTTGACTCTTATTTGACAAGAATATGCAAACACTCTTTGGTGTGCACGGCTTTATGGGCGCGTTTGTTATCCGCTTTAAAACGCATGTAAGTTTTGGTAATTAGGGAGTAAGCGCCGTATTTTTTTAAGATATTTTTAATCTCTGTCTCGCTCATAAGCCCTTCATTGTTATAGCTTAAAAAAATATATTTGAATCGCGCTTTTTTGATTAAATCTTCAAAAGCGTTTAAGATTTTAGCACGAGAGCAAAAAGAGGATTTCTGGTAACTGGGCAAGCCGGTTTTGCCTTTTGGAGCAAAGGGCGTATAAGCAGCAATCGTGTTCAATAAATGGTAATTCGCCCCGTATTGCCTCGCATTATAAGGGGGGTCTAAATACAAAATATCCCCTGAAATCTTTCCGATCAACTCGCTAGCGTCTTGCTGATACACTTCATTAGCGTTTAAACTCAAATCAAAATGAGCGCCTTTTAAGATGAGTTCTTTTTGAGCGCTTTTTTTAAGGCGTTTTAAAAAAGCCCCATAAACTGAAGCGGTGTTAGCCACCTTGTCCGCGCTCTCTAATAGCGATGCGAGCAAAAAATAATACGCGCAATTATCAATGTTTTGAGAAAGCTTAAGCTCTTCAATTTTCAAACGCATCGCATCAATTTTTTGAGCGTTTGTTCCGCTAAAATACTGCCTTGAACTCCCCGAATAATGCGAATGGATAAAGCCTTTTTTTAAAGCAACGCTATTAACCTCATTAATAAGCTCTTCTTTATTGGGGATTTCTTGAATGTTGCCGATATAATTTTGATTCAAAACAAAGCTATAATATTCCAAATCATTAGAAATGATTTTATGAACAGCCTTTTTAAACGCGCGCCCCACAATGCCCGTCCCAGCGAATAGATCACAAAAAATCGCGCCAGAGAGATCATTACTTGCAACCGCATGGATATTTTCCTTAATAAAGGGAATAAGCTTGTATTTAGAGCCGATGTAGTTCATTGCAACCGCTATAAAGTAGTTTTTTGATTGTATCCAATTTGACACCCCTCATAATAACCTTTTTGATACCCTTCATTAAATATCCTATCATTACAAGTTTTTCTGTATTGTATGGGGTCATATTGATAGCAACCCACACAACCATCATATTCAGCTACCCCCTCATAGAAAGGATAACGATTGCCAGGAATTTTTGTTGCATCAAATCTATAGCCACTTTCTTTGCATTTTTTACAAATCTGGCGTTTCTTGTCATTACAAGCTTTACATAAAGCTTGGAAATCATCAAAAGTCTGTGTGTTTAAATCAGAAACTCTTAAATCATCCTTGCGGCCGTCTTTATGATCTATTTCTATTTGAGTGTTTTCAGAGTTGCCGCACACACCGCACATCGCGCAACATTGTTGGCTATAGTAATTTTTAATGTCTTGACGGATACTTTGGTTAAAAACACATTTGGTTTTATAGCCATTCAAGCATATTCTATCAATAGAATTGAGTTTGCCTTTTATCAAATTCAAATTCTTTAGCCAAAGATGAGTTATTCCTACACCAACTCCCCCCATTACCTAGCTGTAATCCTTGATATTTTCCTATAAATTCTATAGCGCTTACCCAACGACTCATCCCGTTTTTATCAGGTTATGCAAGTTCTAAAAATAATTCTTTTCTACTTTTACTCATTTTAAAAATCCTCTCTATAACATTTTATAAATTCTAATCAATTTATCTAAAATTAACGATCCTTTGTGATGGTTTTAGCTTTAGCGCCTACAGCCGTAGAACCCGTGGGTAAATCTGAAAGCACCACCGCATTAGCCCCAATCTTCACATCATCACCCACGCAAATCGCGCCCAAGACCTTAGCCCCAGCCCCCACTACCACTCGGTTGCCTAAAGTGGGGTGGCGCTTGCCCTTGAACTTGCCCGTGCCCCCTAGAGTTACGCCATGATAAATGGTAACATCATCTCCAATCTCTGTGGTCTCGCCAATCACCACACCCATGCCATGATCAATAAAAAGCCCTCTCCCAATCTTAGCGCCCGGGTGGATTTCTATCCCGGTAATAAAGCGCGCTAACTGAGAAAGCGCGCGCGCAATAAAATAAAGCCCCTTCTTGTGCAACGCATGCGCTAGGCGGTGGCAAAGCAGTGCATGAATGCCCGGATAAAGCAAAAGAACCTCCCACTTATTCCTAGCTGCCGGGTCTTCTTGCAAGACACGCTCCAGGCTATAAGACAAATCCAGCATGATAGAGTCTCCGGTTGAAATATATTTGAATCAACATGACTTAAGCAGATTTTTTCTCATCCATTCCAATGAGAACGCCCCTTTCTAAAGAAAGAAGCTTCCTAACTAAAGCATTCCATTGAATGCTAACACGAAAGGCTTTGTTCTTTAAAGTCTGCATGGATATTTCCTACCCCAAAAAAAATTAGTGGGATTTTAACATCTTTTAGCTAAATCATTATACCTAAACTCACACTCCTTTTATAATGGGTTAAACAATCCTTTAAAAAAGGCTTAAAAATTCACTAATCCATCATTTATTTGGCATTTATTTGGCATAAAACTATTTTAAATAAAAAAATAAAAAGCAGATTGAAAAAGACTATCGGTAATGGTGCCGAAGGTCGGACTCGAACCGACACGGGATTGCTCCCACCAGATTTTGAGTCTAGCGTGTCTACCAATTCCACCACTTCGGCATATATAGAGCAAAGAGTGAGATTATACCCACTTATTCCTTAAAGAAACTTAATGGTGCACTGGGCGAGACTCGAACTCGCACGAGATTGCTCCCACCACCCCCTCAAGATGGCGTGTCTACCAATTCCACCACCAGTGCTAAAAATTTAAAGCAAGTATTATAGCTAAATTACGCTTTTTAAGCAATAATTTAGCCCATCAAAATCCTTAACTTAAGAATGGGTTACTATAAATAGCGATAATAGCAAACACTAAAGTATAAATCACTTGCGCTTCAATCATCGCCATGGCCACAAACATAGTGGTGAGCAATTTACCGCCCACTCCTGGGTTCCTCGCTGTGCCTGTAATGGTCGCTGCAGCCGCATTCCCCATGCCGATTGCCCCACCAAAAGCGGCAATCCCTAGACCGATCATCGCTCCTAAGATGGAATAAGATTTAATCATATCCATCCCCCCCATTCCACCATCATGAGCGAAAGCAACGCCCGCTAAAGCCAGAAAAAATAACGCTAAAAATTTCATTTTCGCACTCCGTTTTCAAAAATTAGGCTTGATTTTCATTTCGAATCGTTCCTCTACTTTCAAAAATACAAGCAAGAATTTATTTTAATACAAACTAGCTTAAAATCTCTTTTAAAATAATAAATTTTTATTAAATTATTAGAAATAAGGAAGTTTTTAAAAAAACAAATTTAATTTAAGCAATAAGCAATAAGTTATCCTTAAAAACTTAAAACAATCCATTAGTAGTATAATGATGTGGTCAATAAATTAGATACAACAAAGGATCACAATGCCAAAAGATAACAATAAAGAACTCACTCTACTTGAAAGGGTTTTGGGTAGCAGAATAGAAGTTCTGCCGACCTTGCCAAGAAAACAAACACTTGATAGCAATTATCAACGCATGATTTTAATTAAATCAAATGAGCTATACGATAAGCTAGGTCATATCATCAATCATGGCCTTAGCTCTTTGCCTATTTTTACAACAAGTGTTCCTTTAGATAAATTAGTGTTATATAAAGATGGAAAGGTTTCATCTATGTTAAAAGGTGTCAAAGGGTTTGGGGGCCATGAAGGTTTTGAGATAGTAGGTGCTATTGAGCTAACTACAGGGATTATGAACCATATTGCCCCTATTCTTAATTATGAACTAGTAAAAATCTATTATGAAGCATATGCCGAAACTAATCGTCTTTTTAATGAAAATCAAAGCTTACTCACACAACAAAACATCTTTGTTACCCAACAAATTAATGCCTTAAAAGCTAAAACTAAATTTCTCCAAGAAGTTTATAAGGATATTTCTCAAATTTCTAAAAGTGATGTTTTGAGACAATCAACATGCACAAGTTTACAAAACATACGCATTAAATTAGATGAAATTTTTTATAATTTTATATCCCAAATAAATCAAGGGCTAATGATAAAAAACTTTAATGATGTAGGTAGTAACTACATTTGTGCGAGATATGCTCTTTCTCATTATGGTTTTGCGTTGGTTTTAGAATATGTTGTTGCAGGACTCATTGATAATGAGAGCATGAAATCTTTAAAAGCTAAAGTTGAAGAAGCTTTTAGTAGTTTCAATCAAACAACAAAGAATTGGGAAGAACAATTAAATTTTATCCAAAACGATAATTGCCAATCTCAACAAAGTATTATGCCATGTTATGGGTGGTATTATGGGTCGGCATACCACCCTAATCAACTAAATGAAATCAATAGGTTAAACAACGAAAATGCACATATAGAATATATCAAAAGTAATATTTTAAGTTATTTTGATACAGAAAGGGATAGAGAAGCTCTCTTTAATTTAATTGAAGCCCCTAAACAATACCTTCAAAATATTGTTATCACCCACGAAGAGAAATAAAAAAGAGTGTATATATTTTAGCCAAATCCTATGTATTAGATTGGTTTTACATAGGACTATGGATAATTTAAGAGATGGATTAAGCCAAATCTAAAGCGATTTTACCCTTATTGAAACTAATCACCCTACACCTGATACTATCGCCTTCTTTTAAAAC
The window above is part of the Helicobacter pylori genome. Proteins encoded here:
- a CDS encoding DNA adenine methylase — translated: MNYIGSKYKLIPFIKENIHAVASNDLSGAIFCDLFAGTGIVGRAFKKAVHKIISNDLEYYSFVLNQNYIGNIQEIPNKEELINEVNSVALKKGFIHSHYSGSSRQYFSGTNAQKIDAMRLKIEELKLSQNIDNCAYYFLLASLLESADKVANTASVYGAFLKRLKKSAQKELILKGAHFDLSLNANEVYQQDASELIGKISGDILYLDPPYNARQYGANYHLLNTIAAYTPFAPKGKTGLPSYQKSSFCSRAKILNAFEDLIKKARFKYIFLSYNNEGLMSETEIKNILKKYGAYSLITKTYMRFKADNKRAHKAVHTKECLHILVK
- the cysE gene encoding serine O-acetyltransferase; this encodes MLDLSYSLERVLQEDPAARNKWEVLLLYPGIHALLCHRLAHALHKKGLYFIARALSQLARFITGIEIHPGAKIGRGLFIDHGMGVVIGETTEIGDDVTIYHGVTLGGTGKFKGKRHPTLGNRVVVGAGAKVLGAICVGDDVKIGANAVVLSDLPTGSTAVGAKAKTITKDR
- a CDS encoding F0F1 ATP synthase subunit C; this encodes MKFLALFFLALAGVAFAHDGGMGGMDMIKSYSILGAMIGLGIAAFGGAIGMGNAAAATITGTARNPGVGGKLLTTMFVAMAMIEAQVIYTLVFAIIAIYSNPFLS